The sequence below is a genomic window from Thalassobaculum sp. OXR-137.
CGGCAGGGGCCTGTCCAGGCCCATGGCGGCCCGGATCTCGGCGATCGAGGCCTCGGTGGCGGCGGGGCCCGCGAAATAGGCTGCCGGGTCGCCCGGCAGCATCCGCGTCAGGATGAAGCTGACGATGACCACACCGACCAGGGCCGGAAGCGCCTGCAGGCTGCGGAACAGCACCAGTTTCGTTCGCGGGCCCATGGCCGTTACGCCTTGAAGCCGCGGGCGTCGAGCTGGCGGTGGAACCAGTACTCGTAGCCCGACATGTCGCGGGTACCGACGTTGAGGGCCGGCTGGAACAGGGCGATACGCGGCACCTCGTCCCAGACGATCTCGATCATGCGCTTGATCTTCGGCGCGTAGTCCGGGTGATCGTCGGGGATGTGCAGGGTCTCGTTGGTGAGGGTCTCGATCTCCTCGTTGCGGTAGTTCGAGGAGTTGAAGAGGTGCCCTTCCAGATAGGCCCAGAAGAAGTAGTAACAGGGGTAGTTCAGCCAGCCGCCGAAGGTCTCCAGATGCAGCGGCAGCCGCTTCTCCACCAGCGAGGCGGTGCGCCAGTTGGCACCGGGGATCTTCTCGATGGTCGCCTTGATGCCGATCTTCGCCAGGTTCTCCTGCACCAGCAGGGCGGTCGGCTCCATCCAGTCCGACTGGTCGAGGGCGATCGACAGCGGCACCTCGAACCCGTCCTTGTAGCCGGCCTCCTCCAGCAGGGCCTTCGCCTTGTCCAGGTCGGTGGTGTAGGGGAAGGGCTGCGGCCAGGCGATGTCGGAAGGCGTGGTCGAGGACCCGCCCCACATCGGCACGCCGCGCTCATAGGCGGCGGTCTGGAAGATATCGGCATACGGCACCGACCAGGCGATGGCCTGGCGCACCTTCTTGTCCTTGAAGGGCTCGAAGGCGAGGTTCGGGCACAGGCAGTAGATCGCGTTCTCGATCGGCGTCGAGTGGATCGTCAGCCCGTCGGTGGCGGACAGCTCCTTGGCGTCCTTGTTCGGGATATCGAAGGAGACCTGGATGTCGCCGCGCTCGAACAGGGCCCGGCGGGTCGCCTGGCTCGGCACCTCGCGCACGATCACCCGCTTCACCTCCGGCACCGGACCCGAGGTCCAGGCGTCGTTGCGCTCGTAGACGAGCTGCTGGCCCGGCTCCCAGCGCGCCACCTTGAACGCGCCCGATCCGGCCGGGGTCTTGTGCAGATATTCGGTGGCCCAGGGGTCGTCGGTGGTGGCGTTCGCTTTGGCGACCTTGGAGTTGATGACGATCGCCACCGGCACCGCCAGGTCGGGGATGGTCAGCTTGGAGGGGCGGATCGTGTGGATCTTGAAGGTGAACTCGTCCACCGCCTCGAACTGCTCCGGCTTCTCGAGCGACCCGGCCTTCATCTGGACGGTCGGGAAGCCGCCCAGGGTGACGGCGCGGTCGAACGACCACTTCACGTCCTCCGCCGTGATCGGCGATCCGTCCCAGAATTTCCCGTCCTTGCGCAGCTTGAAGATGATGGCGCTGCCGTCCTCGGCGGTCTCCCAGCTCTCGGCGATCTCCGGCACGATCTGGGAGTAGTCGTAGGACAGGCTGCCGTCGGCCAAGGTCTTGGTGCCGAAGCTGACCAGCCGGTCATAGGCGTTCACCGCCACCTGATAGCTCGGCCGGTTGGTGCCGGAGCGATGGATGTCGAGGCTGTTGATGGTCTGGCCCATGGCCACGACGATCACACCATTCGGCGCCGCCGCAGCGGGCAGCGAGCGGATGAAAGGCAGGGAGCCGGCGCCGAGAACGGCCGCACCCTTCAGAAAATCGCGCCTGCGCATGTGTCTCTCCTCCTGTTCGGTCGTGCGGATCGTGGTGCCGGTCAGGGAACGGCTCCCTGCCGGCCTGCGGCGGCGGCGAGATAGGCCCGCCAGCCGCCGAATTCGGTGATGTCGGTGGCCCCCTGCAGCCCGGCCACCTCGCAGATAAAGCCGTTGACAGTGCGGCCGTCGGCCAGCGTCACGGTGCCGATGCCGAGCGGTGCCGGGATGCCGGCCATAAAGGCGCCGAAGCGGTCGAGCGGCAGGGCCCAGAGCTCCAGGGCGATGGCGCTGCCGGTGGCGTCGCGCAC
It includes:
- a CDS encoding ABC transporter substrate-binding protein, whose translation is MRRRDFLKGAAVLGAGSLPFIRSLPAAAAPNGVIVVAMGQTINSLDIHRSGTNRPSYQVAVNAYDRLVSFGTKTLADGSLSYDYSQIVPEIAESWETAEDGSAIIFKLRKDGKFWDGSPITAEDVKWSFDRAVTLGGFPTVQMKAGSLEKPEQFEAVDEFTFKIHTIRPSKLTIPDLAVPVAIVINSKVAKANATTDDPWATEYLHKTPAGSGAFKVARWEPGQQLVYERNDAWTSGPVPEVKRVIVREVPSQATRRALFERGDIQVSFDIPNKDAKELSATDGLTIHSTPIENAIYCLCPNLAFEPFKDKKVRQAIAWSVPYADIFQTAAYERGVPMWGGSSTTPSDIAWPQPFPYTTDLDKAKALLEEAGYKDGFEVPLSIALDQSDWMEPTALLVQENLAKIGIKATIEKIPGANWRTASLVEKRLPLHLETFGGWLNYPCYYFFWAYLEGHLFNSSNYRNEEIETLTNETLHIPDDHPDYAPKIKRMIEIVWDEVPRIALFQPALNVGTRDMSGYEYWFHRQLDARGFKA